GCTGAGGATGTTCAGAATATCTACCACTTCATCATTCGTGACGATGGTCGTGCCCGCATTGGACGCATGAAGGAAGGCACGTACGAAGATGTGGATGAGTGGACCACGGCAAAGAACGTGAATCCGCAGGGTGAGTGGAATGTCCTTGAGGTAAGAAAGGAGAACGATGCGATCTCCGGATATGTGAACGGCAAGGCCATAGTAACGATGACGGCCTCGTACTTCCGAGTGTTCGGCTCAAAGCAAGGTGTCATCTACTATGGTGCACAGACCGTTGAGCTTGATGACATCGAGATCAAACAATGGGAGCCAAAGCCGGTCCGTCCGGTGTCGGGTGTCGACCCGAATGTGAAGCCAGTAAGCCTCGGCACGCAGCTCAATAGTACGGCTGACGAATCCGTTGACTGCATCTCATCCGATGGGTCCGTCCTCTACTTCAGTCGCAAGGATCACGATGGCAACGTTACCAAGGATAAGCGTGATATCTGGGTCACGACAAAGACGTCGGGTGGATCGTGGTCAACACCAAAGAACCTCGGTGCGCCTATCAACAACGAGGGGAATAACTTCGCGATCGCCGTTACACAGGATCTGAACACACTGTTCCTGCAAGGAACATACGAGAGTGACGGATCTATGGGGAAGGGCGTATCGTATTCGACTCGCACCAAGGACGGCTGGTCCGCACCGGTGAATATGCCGATCGATGATTACGAGAACCTTAATGCCTATGTGAACTCGCATATGTCTCCTGACGGTTCGGTACTCGTCACGTCGATTCAGACAGGCGAATCGATTGGCAGTAATGACCTCTACGTGTGTTTCCGTCAGGCAAACAACACGTGGTCGAAACCAAAGAATCTTGGCCCCGTGATCAATACGCAGGGCGTGGAGATGGGGCCTTTTGTTGCCGGTGATGGAAAGACAATGTTCTTCAGCAGTACAGGCCACCCTGGCTATGGCGGGCGTGATCTCTACGTCACACGTCGCCTAGATGATACGTGGCTGAATTGGTCGGAACCCGAGAACCTCGGCAATGGAGTGAACTCCGACGAGCATGAGACCTTTATTCAGGTCCCTTCGCGCGGCGATTCTGCCTACTACAGCTCAACGAAGAACTCTCTTGGCCAGGACGACATCATATCGATCCCGCTTCCTTCCGGTGCGCGCCCTATCGCATTGCTCATGGTCCGCGGACGTGTGCTCGATGCAGAGACCAAGAAGCCCCTTACCGCAAATGTGTTTTACGAGGCGCTTCCGAGCGGAAAACTAGTGGGTACTGCTACGTCGAGCGCGGTTGACGGTACCTATCGTGTTGGACTCGTGAACGGGACCTTGTATGGAGTCCGCGCTGAAGCAGACGGGTATTATGCCCTGAGCGAACAGTTCGACGCACGGTCTCTGGGAACTTACGTGGAGGCCGATCGCGATCTCTACCTTACGCCGATCAAGATGAATGTTGCGATACGCTTGAACAACGTCTTCTTCGATGTTGGCAAATATGACCTGCGTGCGGAGTCGTATCCGGAGTTGGATCGTCTTGTTGAATTCCTCCAGAAGAACGCCACAATACGTATCGCATTGGCTGGACATACTGACAATGTTGGGGCAGATGCAGACAACATGAAGTTGTCGCAGGACAGGATCAACAGTGTGCAGACCTACGTGATCGCAAAGGGGATCGATGCATCACGACTCACTGCGAAAGGATTTGGCGAAACGAAGCCAACGGCCTCGAATGAAACTGATGAAGGTCGTCAACAGAACCGTCGGGTGGAGTTCACCATTGTGAGCAAATGATGATCCATCTCAACGATCTGCTTCATATCCCGTATCCACTGGTCTTGGCGTCGCAATCTCCACGCCGGTCCGCCCTGTTGCGTCACGTTGGCCTGAGCTTCTCGACAGTGGTTCCGGATGTAGATGAAGACAGCGTTGATACAGCACTTCCACCTGACGAGTACGTGCAGAGACTCGCACGAATGAAGGCCGAACGCGGCGCTGAAATGTCAGAGCGCCCGTCGATCGTGATCGGGTCTGACACAACCGTGGTGCTCGATGGCGAAGTGCTCAACAAGCCTCATGATGCAGATGATGCTGTGCGTATGCTTCGCACGCTGAGCGGGAGAACGCATACCGTCCACACAGGCATCGCGTTGGTAGCCAGTGATCCACTCCATCATCACATGGTTGCCTCACGTGCTACGATGGTCACATTCCGGGAGCTAGATGATGCTGAGATCAAGGCCTACGTGGCATCAGGCTCGCCCCTTGACAAAGCAGGCGCGTACGGAATTCAGGACGACTTTGGAGCGGTCTTTGTCTCTCGTGTAGAGGGATGTTACTACACCATCGTGGGCTTGCCGCTAGAATTGCTGTACACCTCGCTTCGTCACCTCGTTCGGGAGATCGCAGATGCGCGGGCGTAACGTTCATACATGGGCATTGCTCGCCCCATGGATCATCACACTGGTGGTGTTCTGGATCTATCCACTGATCTATGCACTTGTCTTGAGTTTTTCAGAGTATCGCACTCTTACGAATCAGATCTTGTTCATTGGATTCGATAACTACCTCAAGGCGTTCAACGACGATGGGTTCTGGCGAGCACTACGCAACACATCGGTATTCACTGTGGGGACAGTGCCATTCACTACAGCCTTCGCATTGTTGCTCGCAACGGCTATTCGTAAACGAACTCCTGCCCTCGCGTCATTCTTCCGGGCCTCATACTTCTTGCCGTCGGTAACCTCGCTTGTGGTGATCGCCCTAGTGTTCACCAATCTATACGCACGTGATGGGTATGTGAACGTCCTCGCTGGTTTGCTTGGTCTGCCTCATCCAACCCAAGGGTGGTTGCTCGATCAGAATTCAGCCTTGGCTTCGATCATGGCGATGGATGTATGGATATCAACTGGCTACTACATGGTGCTGTTCCTAGCCGGTATGGAGGCGATACCAAAGGATCTGTATGAAGCAGCCGACCTCGCAGGAGCCTCACGGTGGCAGCAGTTCTGGCGCATCACCCTGCCCATGCTTCGATCGACCATGTTGTTCGTTGTGGTCATCAACAGCATCAAGTCCTTCCAGATCTTCGTGGAGATCTATATCATGACCAAGGGCGGTCCGCTTGGTGCAACATCAACGCTTGTCTATGAAGTGTATCATCAGGCGTTCGAACAATCGGATATGATGGGCTATGCCAGCGCACTTGCCTACATAGTCTTTGTGATTCTGCTGGCCATCTCCTTCATCCAAATGCGACTCCTTAAGGTGCGTTCATGAATCTCGGGCTACTCGTTGTTGGTCTCATCGGTTATGCCATCGGATGTATCCCCACGGCATGGATCGCAATGAAATTCACCCACGGAAAAGACATCCGCAATGAAGGTACCGGGAACGTTGGAGCACATAATGTCTACGATGTGTCCGGCAGTAAGTGGCTTAGTATCACCGTAGGTGTTGTTGATGCACTGAAAGGTGTAGCGGCCGTGTACGCAGCACAACTCCTTCATGGTGATTGGTTCGCGGCAGTCGCTGTTTCGGGCACAGCTGTAGTCCTCGGTCATAACTGGAATGCCCTGCTCCGTTTTAAGGGCGGTAGGGGGCTGGCCACAGCAACAGGGGTCTTTGCAATGGTTGACCCTCTATTCTTGATCGTATGGTGGATCACGTATCTCACTGGGTTCTTCGCGATCAAGAAGAACGTCCACGTTGGATCGATGACGGCCATCATTGGTACAGCCGTGCTTGCGTGGAGTACGCCGGACAGAGTCATTCGTGACACGACGCTGGTGGTGTGTCACGATCCAATGCAAATGCGGTTGTTTGTTGCAGCAGTGTCGCTCTTGCTGTTCATCCGTCACATCGAGCCCATCCGCGAGGTTCTGCGGACGATGTCATTTACTGATGACGAGGAATGATCCCGTGTATCGCGCGCAATGCATCATTGCTCTGCGACTCATCTACGGCAAGAAAGATCGTGTGTTCGGCGGCACCGGTGGCTATTGCATAGACCTGGAATGCTGACACGGACGAAGCGATAGCAGCGAAAATGCTAGGCATGTTCACACGCGGACCGCTCACGGCTAAGAGAGACGTAGGGCGAATTGCCACTGAAGCATCCGCGATCGCTACTTCAAGTGCAAGGAGCGCTTCCTCGTCCGGACATTTCACTACGAGCATGGCCGATTCAACTGTCTCGGTCTCAAGGATGATCGCACGCCCAAGCTCAGGAACGGACCGAATGTGAGTGGCTGCAACAGCATTGCACATCACAATTGAACATCCGCGTACAATGGATACTGCGTGAATAGCCGCGGTGGATGGGGAATGTGCAACGATGCGAGTTCCGGCATCATCCGGCCGGAAGGTATTCAGAACGCAGACCGGAATGAGTGCTTCCACTGCCGGAGCGATGGTGTCCGGATGAAGGACCTTGGCTCCGTAGAGTGCTAGCTCCCGAACCTCACCAAAAGACAGCTCCGGAATAGGCGTGGCGTCCGATGCGATGCGAGGATCCGTGGAATACACGCCGCTCACGTCGGTCCAGATCTGGATCTCGCGAGCAGCCAAAGATGCGCCAAGAATGGCGGCTGTGTAATCGGAACCGCCTCTGCCCAGCGTAGTTGTTCGATCGTCTGCCGTGGACCCGATAAAGCCTTGGGTGATGACAATAGAGTCTGTTGCGCACAAGGGGGCGAGTTGTTGCTGACAAAGGATCCGCGTATCGTGCATGTTCACCGTTGCAGAACAGAAGATGTCATTCGTACGCATCACATTGCGCACATCGAAGTAGATGGCCGCTGTGTTTTCTGACCGAAGTGCGGAATAGAGAATGGTTGTGCTCAGACGTTCGCCAAACGATGCCATGTGGTCGAGTGATTGAGCAGTGCACTCACCTAGAACCTGAAGTGCTCGAGCATAGGCCTTGCATTCATTCAAGACATGGATCAGATCAACAGGTGAGGCAGAAGGAGCAAGCTCTGCTAAGATCTCTGTATGCCGAGTTGCAAGTCCGGCGAGTTCGGCATCAATATCATCTCCGCGCCCGGCACGTTCGGCAAGGGATAACAACAAGTTCGTTGTTCCGGAAGTAGCAGACATGACCACGAGCACCCCGCCAGGTTCGGCTGGGTGACTGCTTACGATCGATGCTACCTTACGGAGCGCGGAGGCATCCTGGACCGATGTCCCGCCGAACTTCATGACGAGCATGTCAGCCTACGTCGAAATGTGTCGAGAGATGATCGGCCTTCGGCACATGCACGATGATGCGGTCTTCCACCAGCGCCGCAACGGCCTTCTTCGCGCGTTCGAGATCCACACCTCTGCGATAGGCAAAGTGCCAGATGTCCGTAGGACCGGCTGAGATCTCAACAGTGAGTGCTTGCTCGGGTGAGAGCGTGCGCCCGCCAACAAAACGATCGCGAACGGCAGAAACGAAGTCTGTTGACTCTTTGTCGAGCAGCATGTCCGGCGTAAAGAAGTAGTTGTCCGTGTTCTGCAGATCGCAGATGAAGAACGCCCCCTCATTTGGTTTCCCGATCATGTCAGGCAAGAAGGCAAGGGAGATGGTGTACGGAGGGTCCTCTTGGTCATCCCAAAGGTCCTTCCAGACCACGTGATCATTCACCTTGAGCCACTCCTGAAATGCGATCTCGTGCTCAGGCATATGCATGAGCAGACGTGAGCCGAATTTCTTCTGGAGAAGTTCGGCTTGTTCAGGTGTAACTCCAACGAGTTCTTCTGTCGAGATAGTCAAAGATCGATTCTCAGCGATCGAGCTCTCGGCGCGTTCTATCAGCTCTTCGGTTGTCATGCAGTTGGAGACTCCTTGCGCCTGCGGTACCAAAGTCCGAGACCGGCTAGTCCGATAAGGATCGCTGCAGCATTCGAGGCCATACTCAGCGTGCGACCTTGTTCAAAGGCCGGACTGATGAACTTGAACTCTACGTTGTGTTTGCCGGCAGGAACGCTCACACCGCGCAATACGAAGTCGGTTTTGATCATCGGTACTTCAACGCCGTCAACATATGCATGCCATTCGTTGTAATACACTTCGCTCACAACCAACAGTTGTGGTGCAGCAGATGAAGTAGCGATCGAAAGGTGCTGATTGCCCTTGCCTGTGACGCGGGCTGATGAAGCACTGTCTGTGCCGAGTGAAGAACGTCCGGCAAAATCAGACTCTACATATGCTGTTGTTCGTGCGTCAAACGTGCCGTCTCGCAACTTGTCAAGGATCGACCGTTTGTTTGATTCAACAACAACGGTGTCAACGAACCAGGCACGTGGCAACACATCCTGATTGATGTAGACCATCATTCCCGTAGAGGCAGAGCGAAATGCCGGCTCAACACCTTGATAAAGGGGCTGAGAGGAAACGATGTACTTCACGTTGAGGAGATTCCACAGGTACGGGTTCAGGATCATTGAATTGCCCGGCACCGGCTCGCGTGTTGGGCCGGGACCTGCAACATCGAGCAGGTCTTGATAGATGCGAAGTTTTGCCGACGAATAACCGTGCACATTCTCAACGAAGTGATAGGCCCACCAGTTCGGCGTTGCACTGCTAGAGAGATCGCAGATACGGTAGACACCCGGATCGCGTTTGATGAATTCTACAACGTCTGTTGAGGCAAAGACATTCTTCTCCGGCGAACCTTTCTGCGGATCGTACGGACGTTTGTCTACACGCCATAGATCGCCAACGAGCAGGACAAGGAAGAGCGCAATCGCAACATTTGGTTTAACCGTGCCTCGGGCAACAAGAAGGATGATCCCACCGAACGCTATGAGGATCAGCCCCGACGTAGTAGCGTCACTCTTCATCTCGTTATACACGAGCTGCAGGAATTGTGGTGATACACTTTCACCCGCACGACCACCCTGCTTCTCAATGACCGCATCGTTCACGAGCTGCTTGTAATCACCTTCGTCGCTTGCGAACAGGAACATGATGGCGAACACGGCCAGCGATGCACCGCCAATGATAAGCCCCTTACGTTTGGTTTCGGCTGTGACATTCGATGACCAAGCAAAGACAGAGGCAAGCCCGTATCCGGCAAGCACTGGTATTGCGAACTGCAACAAACACAACGCCATGGAAGGGGCTCTGAACTTGTTAAAGGCCGGCACAACATCGTAGAAGATCTTGTACAACAACGGCATGTTCTTGCCGAAGGAC
This region of Ignavibacteria bacterium genomic DNA includes:
- a CDS encoding OmpA family protein, producing the protein MRFLAILLVFSTCYAIGIAQERTLIKRTFDDAGGWFTGETSDGNCTVEAEDGVLRYEETDDNGFRYFSESVPLDAWRNWSIKMRIRQVGGEEKHAYGIAFNAEDVQNIYHFIIRDDGRARIGRMKEGTYEDVDEWTTAKNVNPQGEWNVLEVRKENDAISGYVNGKAIVTMTASYFRVFGSKQGVIYYGAQTVELDDIEIKQWEPKPVRPVSGVDPNVKPVSLGTQLNSTADESVDCISSDGSVLYFSRKDHDGNVTKDKRDIWVTTKTSGGSWSTPKNLGAPINNEGNNFAIAVTQDLNTLFLQGTYESDGSMGKGVSYSTRTKDGWSAPVNMPIDDYENLNAYVNSHMSPDGSVLVTSIQTGESIGSNDLYVCFRQANNTWSKPKNLGPVINTQGVEMGPFVAGDGKTMFFSSTGHPGYGGRDLYVTRRLDDTWLNWSEPENLGNGVNSDEHETFIQVPSRGDSAYYSSTKNSLGQDDIISIPLPSGARPIALLMVRGRVLDAETKKPLTANVFYEALPSGKLVGTATSSAVDGTYRVGLVNGTLYGVRAEADGYYALSEQFDARSLGTYVEADRDLYLTPIKMNVAIRLNNVFFDVGKYDLRAESYPELDRLVEFLQKNATIRIALAGHTDNVGADADNMKLSQDRINSVQTYVIAKGIDASRLTAKGFGETKPTASNETDEGRQQNRRVEFTIVSK
- the maf gene encoding septum formation inhibitor Maf; the protein is MIHLNDLLHIPYPLVLASQSPRRSALLRHVGLSFSTVVPDVDEDSVDTALPPDEYVQRLARMKAERGAEMSERPSIVIGSDTTVVLDGEVLNKPHDADDAVRMLRTLSGRTHTVHTGIALVASDPLHHHMVASRATMVTFRELDDAEIKAYVASGSPLDKAGAYGIQDDFGAVFVSRVEGCYYTIVGLPLELLYTSLRHLVREIADARA
- a CDS encoding sugar ABC transporter permease, whose amino-acid sequence is MRGRNVHTWALLAPWIITLVVFWIYPLIYALVLSFSEYRTLTNQILFIGFDNYLKAFNDDGFWRALRNTSVFTVGTVPFTTAFALLLATAIRKRTPALASFFRASYFLPSVTSLVVIALVFTNLYARDGYVNVLAGLLGLPHPTQGWLLDQNSALASIMAMDVWISTGYYMVLFLAGMEAIPKDLYEAADLAGASRWQQFWRITLPMLRSTMLFVVVINSIKSFQIFVEIYIMTKGGPLGATSTLVYEVYHQAFEQSDMMGYASALAYIVFVILLAISFIQMRLLKVRS
- a CDS encoding glycerol-3-phosphate acyltransferase, with protein sequence MNLGLLVVGLIGYAIGCIPTAWIAMKFTHGKDIRNEGTGNVGAHNVYDVSGSKWLSITVGVVDALKGVAAVYAAQLLHGDWFAAVAVSGTAVVLGHNWNALLRFKGGRGLATATGVFAMVDPLFLIVWWITYLTGFFAIKKNVHVGSMTAIIGTAVLAWSTPDRVIRDTTLVVCHDPMQMRLFVAAVSLLLFIRHIEPIREVLRTMSFTDDEE
- a CDS encoding aspartate kinase encodes the protein MLVMKFGGTSVQDASALRKVASIVSSHPAEPGGVLVVMSATSGTTNLLLSLAERAGRGDDIDAELAGLATRHTEILAELAPSASPVDLIHVLNECKAYARALQVLGECTAQSLDHMASFGERLSTTILYSALRSENTAAIYFDVRNVMRTNDIFCSATVNMHDTRILCQQQLAPLCATDSIVITQGFIGSTADDRTTTLGRGGSDYTAAILGASLAAREIQIWTDVSGVYSTDPRIASDATPIPELSFGEVRELALYGAKVLHPDTIAPAVEALIPVCVLNTFRPDDAGTRIVAHSPSTAAIHAVSIVRGCSIVMCNAVAATHIRSVPELGRAIILETETVESAMLVVKCPDEEALLALEVAIADASVAIRPTSLLAVSGPRVNMPSIFAAIASSVSAFQVYAIATGAAEHTIFLAVDESQSNDALRAIHGIIPRHQ
- a CDS encoding YfhO family protein, coding for MASEATKRPAGINKERYADLAAYGAILVAVIAFFADALFGGKNFMSGGDNVAFYSFVPYLDAAKKSGEFPLWMPYIFGGMPSLASFLAAGERSWDVLGGLIFSIPRAIGDIFGNDTARLAMWYTIYGWGVYTLMRVKGHTRAIGVFSSLGAIFSTFVIVWIMIGHSTKPVSMATLPWILLALERMRERFTLANLFLLILPLIVLVTATHPQMMFYIGCGTALYLLVELVTRIITKQGWINVLKAGGGLAIAGVIALGTHADMFLATREYTPISTRGSAPLVQSDKNTVDQTGGNDYEYATNWSFSPDEMMTFLIPNYYGFGQTSVKAPGQTKEQRTNLYWGQMPFTDAANYMGIGVLLLAIVGAWNYRKDPFVIFLIAVGAFSLLLSFGKNMPLLYKIFYDVVPAFNKFRAPSMALCLLQFAIPVLAGYGLASVFAWSSNVTAETKRKGLIIGGASLAVFAIMFLFASDEGDYKQLVNDAVIEKQGGRAGESVSPQFLQLVYNEMKSDATTSGLILIAFGGIILLVARGTVKPNVAIALFLVLLVGDLWRVDKRPYDPQKGSPEKNVFASTDVVEFIKRDPGVYRICDLSSSATPNWWAYHFVENVHGYSSAKLRIYQDLLDVAGPGPTREPVPGNSMILNPYLWNLLNVKYIVSSQPLYQGVEPAFRSASTGMMVYINQDVLPRAWFVDTVVVESNKRSILDKLRDGTFDARTTAYVESDFAGRSSLGTDSASSARVTGKGNQHLSIATSSAAPQLLVVSEVYYNEWHAYVDGVEVPMIKTDFVLRGVSVPAGKHNVEFKFISPAFEQGRTLSMASNAAAILIGLAGLGLWYRRRKESPTA